The segment CGGCATAATCCAGCCAGCGATAGAGACTCAGTGCTGCCAGATCGACAGAAACCGGTTCCAGGTTGCAGAAGCGAAGAAGCTTCAACAACTCCTCCACATAACGGCGGGAGGCCACCGCTACCACCACTTCCTGGCGATCCCCCTCCTGCCAGACATGGCCCACTGTCTGAAAATCAAACAAGGGATCTGAAAAGGGAAGATCCCATGCCGGAAGTACCTTGTGTTGAATCCAACGATGCATCCGTTGCTTGTTCATTTCCGGGATGCGCCATAATCCCGTGATTACATTCCGGTTATTTAACGTCAGGTGAACCCGTCGGGTTCGTAACCGCCTGGTTGTCAGAGAGTCCCGGATGGTCTGAATCAATTCCTCCGGCTCCGTCCAATCATTCCCGTCTCTCCAAACAGGCAAAAGAGGATGAACCACATACTGGGTCATCCGGATTCGACCCATTCCTTTCTTCACTTCCACCAATTTATACAGGGAGTCTGTCAATTCCATTCCCAATGCAAACCGCTGAAACATGGGCATCGTTGTCCTGATCTCCTTTATTACCCTGGAGCCGGGCAGTTGATTGTAGTCAAACAAAACACACCAGGATGTTTGAACGGAAGCCCTGTCGCAGGCTTTTCTATATAGAACAGTTAGATAAAAAATCGGAAAAATCCTTTCCTCCATCCACTTTTATTATCTTTTTAAAAAAATTACAGCATTTCCCCTATATATCAGTAGGACTAAGTTCGTATTTATAAAACTTCACTAAAAATGACCCCAAATTACCAACATCTAGCGAATAACTGTTATAGATCCATTTTAACAATTTTACCAACCTTGTCATCCTTATTAAGAATTTGAAAGGAGCACCATCCATGACAACCCGATTAACCCGAATCGGTTTTCTGCTTGTACTGGGTTTTCTCCTGTTCTTTTCCCTGCTGTCCCTGCCTGTGATTCCTGCCTCTTGGGCGGAAACTGCCGCGATCAAGGTGCAGGCAGACGAGGTCCGGCACCAGACTCTGTCTGATTTCTCCAAAGGACAGACTCACAATCTGGAACTGGAAAAAGAGGGCGCCCATGTCACACTGTCCATGGAAGATGAAAAAAAGAAGGGGGAATTCATCTCTCCGGTTATCACCTCGGATATCGTGTTCACTGATGTAGGTCTTCGCTGGATCCAGGGTGAGCAAACCGTTGAGGGTGCTAAGCCGGAAGATTTCCTCCAGTTTTATCTCCGTACATCCCTGGACAATCAAAACTGGTCCTCATGGCATGCCTTGCATGCCGATCCCCAGGAAGGCCCGGATAACGAAAGAACCAACGAATTGTTCAGCAATCTGGTCTATGCCGAAAAAGGTAAATATGCACAGTATAAAGCGGTTTTCCAACCGGGAACCGATGCTGACGCCGCCTTACAGGATGTGAAGCTCACCTTTATCAACTCCGAGGACGGTCAGAAGATACCAGCGAAGGGGAAGGTTTCCTTGGGTTCCTTCGTCGCCCAAAAAGCAAATGCGGCCATCAAACGGCCGAACATTGTCAGCCGCGGGGATTGGGGAGCCGATGAATCCCTTCGTTACCTGCCTGACGGCAAGGAAGACTTCCCCCGGGAATATGCCAGTAAAGTAACCCACTTGGCGGTTCACCACACCGATACGGTGAATGATGACCCCAACCCCGCTGCCCGAATGCGATCCATCTACTACTATCACGCTAAAACCAGGGGCTGGGGAGATATCGGGTACAACGCCATCATCGGCAGTGACGGACTTATTTACGAAGGACGAAAAGGACGGGATGGAGAGGTCCTCACCCCAGGTGTCGTCGCCGCCCATGCCTTTTCCTTTAACAACGGCTCCTTCGGCGTTTCCATGATGGGGAACTTCAGTCAGAAAAAACCACCGGCTAAAATGCGGCAGGCCTTGGTGGATCTCCTGGCCTATCAAGCGGACATTCATCAGATCAATCCCCAAGGAAAGGCCGATTTTGTCCGAAATTGCGAATATAACAATCCCAGCGTCCCCAAAGTGGACCCAAACATTCCCACTTTACAGGGACACAAAGATTTTCCCCGATCCTCCACCGCTTGTCCCGGAACCTATTTGCATCAAGATCTAGGGAATATCCGAAGCGATGTCGCCAAAAAGCTGGCTGAGGAGAAGGACACCATCATTCTGGACAATGCTGATCCCACTCATGAGTTTGTGGGAGACTGGAAAAGTTCCACGAATCAATCAGGGTATTACGGCAAGGATTATCAAGCTATAGCTGACGGATGGGGATTCAGCACCTTCACCTGGAAATTTAATCTCCCGAC is part of the Kroppenstedtia pulmonis genome and harbors:
- the pilM gene encoding pilus assembly protein PilM, coding for MPMFQRFALGMELTDSLYKLVEVKKGMGRIRMTQYVVHPLLPVWRDGNDWTEPEELIQTIRDSLTTRRLRTRRVHLTLNNRNVITGLWRIPEMNKQRMHRWIQHKVLPAWDLPFSDPLFDFQTVGHVWQEGDRQEVVVAVASRRYVEELLKLLRFCNLEPVSVDLAALSLYRWLDYAAETPVDKSVILHLTREGVEVSLFQYGGLQGCTFLTLPMDDFLKGRPDRPSIDPLTPVLTEDDQLQGYRDALIRKMKEIDPSWMAVEAWRPNRRWILTGEGVDMHRLQYWMQEGSIPSVQVATGPQTLMSEKLQMTSSRWLGASLSVPLGAALKGVGVS